The DNA window TCCGTAGCATTTGAGTCAACAACTCAGCATAACCGAACTAAAATATTCTATCtaaatgagaaagaaaatttattttttgcctCCATTCAAATTTAGACTAGAGTGTACAATTGACATCCTCTGTACAAAAGGAATAGGAATATACTCTCTGCTAGAATATGTATGGTTAAGCTGTATGTTTttgagaaggaaaaagaatgTTACCCTTCTCCAATTACAACAAGGGTGTACGAAAGAAATCTTCTCTGACGTCCTCGCCCAAACAAAaggcaaaaaaaagaaaagttggTCCAGCCTTTAAGGGAAGCCCAGGTGCAGAGTTAATAGGACTCAAATATTATgcttattgttattgttattgttaataGTTTATGGCATTTCCTTCCCTCTTTAGTTAGCACCATGTTAGCAGAAAGTTAACTCTGCTTTTGCGCAAAATATCGCTGTCTATAATCTTCTATATATCTAATTTtgttttaactttaatttatggCGAATTTACAGGTACCGGTGAATAACGCAAAGCACCTTGATGATAATCAGGCACTTTGACATGTTGCAATAAAGGAGACATCTGCAATCCAATGATCTGGGTCTCTGGGTTTGAATATCCTTTCAGAAAAACATCTGTAACCTGAAAGAATATATAACATTTAAACAAGTCATAcccatattatattttattcttctgtttgcaGGAAGACAAGAAATTCATCATAGAAATGCCTGAGGTGGGTTTGCTGATAGATAAATACCTGTGTACATCCAAAAAGTATAAGAAACTTTAGCGAGAAGCAGCTATCCACAATCAAACCCAAGTCGGTGTCTGTCAAATTTCGGCAAAAAGATAGATCTAGAACTTGCAGATTTTTCGCATGGCTTGCAAGTGACACGGCTGTATGCTGACCAACCTGGATTAGGCAAAATGTGACAAGCACTCAGAAAACAGAAAGGTATAACTAATATTTGGCATGCTGCTGGAACTAAACAGCTATCACAGCCAAATGGAAAAACAATTGACAGAAGTTTTCTTCCTTCAACAGGGAGATAGGGCTTTGTTTCATGTCACTAAATAAAAGAACCAGACAATTACCGGGATCATGACACACCTTTAGAATAATTTCAATCAACTAGCTTATTTTACATTATATTATTTACAATTCTCATCACTGCAGCTATGAATTTGACTTTTGAAAACAATGATGAAAATAAGTAGCAGAAAGTTAAGTGTCTGCTGACTCTCCCAATAAAACACATGATCCAATGTTGGCAAGGGTGAAAATATATCTATTTGAATCCTTCTACAAGGTATACCCACCCAAACACATCTTTTTATGAGCATGTGCTTAGAGTATGATTTATGTGTAGGATGCACATACAAACACCTGCATTCCAGTTTGTTATTGAGTGACATTCAGTGAGGCAGTGTAACCAACATACCTTCTTGATTTTATTGAGTGAAAGTTCTTTCAAGGACTCTCCAATGATCTCTATGAAGGCAGCTATTGCTTCATCGCTGTAGTAAAGAGAAATTTTCGTAAATTAACCCATCATTAGGAATTTGAATGAAAGAAATATTCTATGCAATAAGCACTGTGTACCATCCAAAGAAGCATAAGCATAGCATAATTACATACACATCGAATAATGAAGAAACACTCCTGACATTCCAAATGCTAAAAAGTCGATACTGGTCCAATACAGCAGTGCCAATACTCTATGAACAAGTTATCATGGAATCTGATTCCCTAACCCTAATACAGAATCTGATGCACTGAAAGGAAGATTGGATAATGGAAATCTAATCTAATTTCTAATATGAGTCCCAGAAGCAATCAGACAAGTGCTCAAGGAGGATTGAAAATTAATCATAAACTCCTACTATGGAGAAGGAATTCTATCCACATATGGTATTGTAAGATGGTGCTAAGCTAAGCTTTTGACCCAGGTATATCACAGAATTGAAGGTCTCCATCCTAAAAAAAAGCTGTGCTAGAAAGTTCTATAAATGAGTCATCTCTAGTAACtcaaaaaaaggaagaggaagaagaagaagaagtaccTGAATGGTGTACAGGGGAGCTTCAATGTGTTAAGTGCTCGACAATTATTGGCAAGATATCCTATAGATAAATCTGTCAAATTAGGCAAGTTCTCGAGATCAAGGACACACAACAGAGGACAGTGTTCAGCAATGACTTTAATCGACACATCAGTCAACTTTCTGCATAGTTAGAAACAAACATAGCNNNNCAATGAAAGAAATAGGGAAAGTACAACTTGGAAATCCTAGcaatataattcttttttttcttttagtataACCTGGCAATATAATTCTGATTCAGAAAGAAActataattgaaaaagatagaaatactagTTAACCCATGCTCAGAGACcaattgaatataaattttgattatttcatTTCCCTATGATAATTCCAAAATAGGAATTCTCTCAATAAACGCTTCAATTATAGAGTAACCTTCTTTAAATTTCATGAATCAGGCAGCTCAAACAGTACTTACACACAATCCTTTAAAATAAGCTCCTTCATGTTTTGACCATTGGCAATGATGTAATCCTTGATAAATTTATCACAAACAGTTCCCACGCCTGCCAATGACAGCACTTCTAAATTTTCAAGTGCCTTCAGTGCTGGCACAATTAATGCAGTATCGATGTTTTGGCAATGATCAAGATACAACTCTTTCAGAAGTGGTCCTAGTGAATCAGCCAAAATATTAATACTGGCAGATGTGAGAAGGGAGCACTGGCTTAGGTTTACCGATCTAAGAGCCGGGGCAGAAGAAATCAGTGCTCGCAACCCCTTATCTGATAGACGGCAAGCACCAGTGATGGACAGACTGATTAATCTAGGTAAGTGTAACCACCTCGGTGACTTTGTCACAATATAATCAGGTATACAACGTCCACATTGGTCAAGTTGTAGCACCTATTCACATGTAAATACACAACAAGAATTAAGAGGTGTCAAATATAGGTAGTGATCTCAGAAACTAAATGAAATTCAACTTTAGCATTTGAGAAGAAATGACAACTATCAAAGAATTCAAGAAGCATACCTCCAATTTGGAAGTGTCACACGCTTTGAGAGATTCTGTCAATTGATCCTCAGACATCCATGAGCAATCTCTCAGGCGAATCTCAGTGGGAGACCCTTTAACAACAAGTTCAAAAAAGTGAGAGTCCATCCGATGAGAGTCACAGGTCAGCTGGCTAAGTCTGTGCCTCAGGTCTTCTGGGACACCATCAAGTGACACAATTGCATCAGCATAGCTGGCAAGAACTTTTAGGCATATTTCTTTCAATGATGGCACCTTAATCCTAGGTCTTGTATGATTCCATTTAGGAACCCATGatttattttgcacatttttcaTCCCTTTCTCTCTGATAAATTTCAAAGCTGTCGAAAAAGGTGTTGGCCCCTCATCAATTGGAGGCTCAGGGTTAGATGATTCATCCTTAGCATCCGGCACGAACCGGGCAAACCGAGATGCATTTTCTTTGGCTATGTCCCTGAAACGTTCCCTTCTCCTTGAGCTAACAAAATCCTGTGGTGGCTGGCGGATTATAACCccgccatcatcatcatcatcatcatcatcatctgaaaTTTCAATCGGAACACCAGGGTTCGAATTTTCAGGTCTAGGTGCGCCGAATGCCTCGTCATGAAAAGCATTTGCCAAGAAATCAATTTCCATCACCGGCCCCttcattttctcttctctgcttaACCTCCTGAGACCACCGGAATTACCACCACCACCGTTGTCACCACCAAGAACCAACCTTTCAGCGGCACCACTGGTATCAGCACCATGACCATCCAATTTCCTCTTCCCTCTCGGATCACCTTGCACTTCCTCCACCTCCACCACCGGCGAAAAGAAACCTTGAGAAAAATCAAACTGAAAATCAGGGTTCTCGTTCCATACTTCTCCCATTGTCTTAGTGCGCTTGGGAGTGGCATTATCGACGTCAATGGGAACGGTAACCCCCATATAATCAACTGTTCCTCTCTTGAGAAAGCCTCTTTCTGTTTCATCAGCAACGCCATTGCATGATGCCCCATGATCGGGACCACCAAATAAGTCGGAGTTAGAGGGGTTGAGAAAATTGGCAATAATTGAGCCAATGTCAATGTCTTGATCGGAAACCCCAAAATCAGTTGAAAATGGCTGAAAGTTGGTTTCTTGGTCAACCCAGGGATGGGTTTGAACGGAAGTGGTGGCGTAAGGAACCCCGAAATCCCTAGGTTCTTCGGGGTTTGAGAATTGGGGGAAATCGGGTATTGGATTGAGAATTGGATGATGCTGAGGTGGTTGTTGGGGATAAGGGTTGGGGTTGGGGTTGGGGTTAGGGATAGGAGTAACCCCAGCCATGGGTTGGGAAAACAATGGAAGCTGAAATTGAGGTGTTGATGAAGAattagaggaagaagaaggatgagGAATGGGTTTAGGGGTACTATGGTTGTTATTGGGAATCATCGGTTTGTTGTTGATGTTGACGTTGATGTTGACTATGATGATGAAATGCAAATGAATGGGATTTGGAGGAGAGAGAGTGACACTCGccactgaagaagaagaagaagaagaagaagaagaagaaaggcgTGTGCTTGGAAGCAATCCCAACGGAATTGGAagaaagaaacgaaagaaagaGAATTTATGCGTACTGTGGAGAATCGAAACTTCCTCTCTACACCTTCCTCCCTCTTAAATGGTGATCAATactagtaaaaaatatatatttttaaaaaaatttattaataaaataacatacttttatctttaaaatttaataattttttaataaataaataaatttttgtaattacttttgttaataaaaaccattaaaatttaaaaatctagaGTTCTTTTTGGTCTAGTTTTGTTGCATGTActttttacataattatttaaatattatcatAAAATTTCGGATCAAATATATAAGTAAtttgttaatataaaatttgtttggcattttataaaaaaagtactttttattATNNNNNNNNNNNNNTATAATTGTTTATCCACAAGTTaataattcaatattattttgtgtttaccctttaaaataacaaaacactGTAATTTATTTACTTCCCACTCTTTGCAATGTGAACTTGACTAATTAATTGCATATTGACTGATTAATTGCATGCATGGAGCATACAGTACCATTTAATTTATGGATATTGTCGATAAATGTTTTTAAGGAGTAAACTACTAAGATTGTTCGTAATTTTTAAATAtgctgataattttttttattttttataacaataaaaaatatttttaaaatgttacaaaaatagtaaaaaaatattttttaaagtattaaataatttttgtattaataaaattctacattgaaacaaaatatttaaccAAGTCTAACTAATTTATTATAACAACTTTTAAATCATgagtatcttttttttttcttcccttttttttttgttcttcttatttttctttttcgttattGTCATTACCGATAATACCAATTTTTTGCAAACATCTTTATTAgttctgattttttttctatcatcattaaataatttatgttcatttcttaatttatttcgaTTTATTTGCATGTTAATTGATGTTCACTTGATTTTgttgataagtattgaccaaattttttattccttaagtaattttggtttcttttttagtttaattgagaTTTATTTGGATTCAGAAATAAACTccatttgtttttgttaatgatgaagtattttttattgtttgttcAAATATAAACTAATTTCGGATCATTTGTGTATTAATTGAGGTTTACTACTTGATATTACTCATGAGTATtgtccaaattttttattctttagtaattttggttcatttcttagtttaattgagatTTATTTGGATCAAGAAAtgaatttcatatatttttgttgatgatttaagtttttttattacttGTTCAAATCTGAACTAATTAAATAGAATAGAGTGGAATCTAATGTaattgaataaagtgataatgaataatttcatttttctttgttaaaaaatttggtcaatacatATGAGCGacatcaagtgaacctcaattaacatACAAATAAAccgaaataaactaaaaaatgaactgaaattatttaatgataaaaatagataaaatcaGAACCAATAAAAGTGTTAGCAAAACTGCAAAATATTagtgttgttggtgatgacaataacgaaaaagaagaagaagagaaaaagatgaagaagagaagtggagaagaagagagaagaagaagaacataaatttaaaaaaaggaggaggaggaggtaacggagaaggagaaggaaaaggaTAGAAGACAAATATAAAGTCAAAGAAATTACGTTATTAAAACACACATgtgatacttttttttttataaaagtgatttttgTTAAGTTTGTGCCAACTTAATTGAACTTGATTACAAAAAATACttagataattatttacaaaatacatacaaaaattcagataaaaaatctatttctataatttttaaaatattttttaccatTAACGAAAAGAAAATCGCATAAAACTTTACTTAacgtaaaattataaaattttaaagattaaaatgcctcttttttaatcatatttaaaaaaattaaaatgtctcctttttaaagtattttttgaaatatatatttaatattaaatatttgtatcatattttaatatattttgaaaaaatatttttttttttgttaataggAGTAGAGTTTTTTTTGTCAGTGTTATAAAATATCGGagataattttagtaatttatccGTTTTTAAGGTTGTATATTTCTTAaggttttcaaaaaataaaattcctaCCCCAAAATATTTGTCACTTTCAGAAAATGAATACTTATACAGGGAAGAGCTAGCAAAATAAGCTTATACTACAAGGAAAAAATATCTAGAGAACTGAGAAGATCAGAGAGGCAAGGTTTTGGCCGTAGCTATTTTAGCAACCTCATTAAATTACGTTTAtattaaaaaggaaaatttattttagacaaTTGATATGTTTTTTGAACGCGATGGTactgatttttatttaaaaatttgtcgaGCTGCCGTATGTATATGTacaaagtgaaattcaaattttccaCATTTGTTTAAGTGAATTAgtaaattaatcactaaattaatttaatttaattagtaaattatttttaattatcaatgaTTCGTaaataaatctaataaaaaataatttgctaTGACAAATGATGAGCTTGGGATAGAGTGGTTCAATGGGGTTTTGGAATTTGATAGGACACCCCTCTGAATTCATAATTATCCTTCACAAAAAAAGGAACGCCGAAAATAGTAGGTttcattgttaattttatttaacaatagtttaatttttttatattattggacATCTTATTATCATCTAAGATTAATAACAATtgattaaaacttaaaagtgtCAAACGAAGATAAATAGTAGTTGTTACAAATCATTCAGGACCAAAAATGGTTATTGATTACGACGTAACATTAAGCAAACCATGTGCTCAAGCGGAAAAGAATTTAGGTAGAGGCTTTGCCCCATGTGATCACAatattagtaattattttaaaaaacttggatgacaaataaataaaataatcatatattttcactAAACAGAATGGTACATTtacttattagttattactCCATCGTTACCTTCACTAATCTTTGAAAGGTGCGTGTCCCGTTCTCACATGTGAATATGAATATATGTGGTCAAAACTCAAAACACACATCCATTGTTTTCACGTGGTTTCcactttttgttttattggtgaaacattattatttattcttatcATATCCCTAGGAAAACTAAGAATAATTGGAGATTATTGTGATAAAAATGGGACGTGTATGTTTATTTTCATGCCGAACTCACATttttaaagaagaaataataattaatgaaagttgaaattgatcctcctcatacatatataaataaaggtTTTTGTCTCCAAAAAAAGCAACCAagtaataacaataaataatcaatataatattctctctttcttttttatactttttctcTTTACATACAATactatttatattagtaataagtattagtaatatataagttatttttattatatcaaaataattatattagtaaACATTAAGACTAgagttttatatttatatttatctatctttatatttatatcttccttatttatttatttcacaacgcgttatcagcacgagactctgatcaaatttttaggaagactcaggtaataaattttcattatgttgaaactctctcatcttaaattcaatgctcttgatatatctagaaacaattatttatcatggatattagatgctgaaatccatcttaattcaatggatcttggagatatcattaaggctgaaaataatgcatcccagaaggataaagtcaacgccatgatttttcttcgtcgtcatcttgacgaatgattgaaaaatgaatatctcacattaaaagatcatgcagatctttggaaaaaccttgaaaaaatatataatcatcaaaaaacggtgatacttcctcaagctcgatatgaatggacgcacttgcgtctacaagattttaaatccataaatgaatataattctgcaatgtttcgaatcaccttacgaatgaaattatgtggggaaaagatcactgatcatgatatgttggagaaaattttttcaaccttccatgcctcaAATGTGCTCCTGCAACAGTAGTATCGAGAAAAagtgtttaaaaaatattctgagttaatttcttgccttcttgttgctgaatgcaacaatgagttgctattgaaaaatcatgaagcgtgcccagctggcgccgcctcatttcctgaagtaaatgcggcaaattaccccagaagaggtaaatgacaagcttttaataacaagaaaaattatgaaaggaaaatgaattatattcaaaatagaggatctcaccagaagtgggataaagaaaaaaatatcgggtagaataaatcaacagatgataagtgtttccgttgtggtggaaagggccattggtcaggTACCtatcgtaccccaaggcacctagtcgatctttaccaggcatctttgaaaaaggacgaCAAGGAAAAAGAATCGAATTTCGTTTCAAATGATACTGAAAAtttcaccactcattatgatgtatatgatttctttgaggatcctgaaggaaatattggtcatttgatcaatgatggaatagtttaaaaTGTGGGATTGTTATGTatccatgtaaataaataatgtaaaaaacttattattaagttttattttctatgtatttaaatttcaaatgtgatatatataaataatgaaatattaatatttatgaattttgaaattattaaatatgtcatggtttgaaaaaatttagtatatgacattatttttatgtgcagtatttcttagaaaaataactCCGATCaaatattcaatttaactgtgcatactactcattttattattatttgtctttgaagagaatgacaaggatatgtaatgaagatgtatgccttgcggatagtgcaagttcgcacactattctcaaacggaggaacaaaattcataataaataatgcactgttgtctaccaagtctcaaagaaacttgttgagctttaaagatattcgccgaaatggatatcatattgagactatgaatgaggaaaatcatgagtatttatttatcacaactcatgatttaaataaaaaggttatattagaaaaattaccctcactttcatctgggttatattataccaagattagtgcaattgaatcacatgctactgtaaaccagaagtttactagtccaaatgaattcataacttggcacgaccgattgggtcatccaggaacaaccatgatgaggagaattattgaaaactctcatggacattcactaaagaaccagaagattcttaaaactagtgaattttgttgtgctgcatgttctcagggaaagttaattttaagaccATCactagtaaagattggatttgagtcccttgaattcctagaaaggatttaaggtgatatatgtggacctattcatccaccatgtggatcttttagatattttatgatcctaatagacgcatcttcaagatggtcacatgtgtgcttattatcttcttgcaacctggcgtttg is part of the Arachis duranensis cultivar V14167 chromosome 1, aradu.V14167.gnm2.J7QH, whole genome shotgun sequence genome and encodes:
- the LOC107457829 gene encoding uncharacterized protein LOC107457829 — encoded protein: MIPNNNHSTPKPIPHPSSSSNSSSTPQFQLPLFSQPMAGVTPIPNPNPNPNPYPQQPPQHHPILNPIPDFPQFSNPEEPRDFGVPYATTSVQTHPWVDQETNFQPFSTDFGVSDQDIDIGSIIANFLNPSNSDLFGGPDHGASCNGVADETERGFLKRGTVDYMGVTVPIDVDNATPKRTKTMGEVWNENPDFQFDFSQGFFSPVVEVEEVQGDPRGKRKLDGHGADTSGAAERLVLGGDNGGGGNSGGLRRLSREEKMKGPVMEIDFLANAFHDEAFGAPRPENSNPGVPIEISDDDDDDDDDGGVIIRQPPQDFVSSRRRERFRDIAKENASRFARFVPDAKDESSNPEPPIDEGPTPFSTALKFIREKGMKNVQNKSWVPKWNHTRPRIKVPSLKEICLKVLASYADAIVSLDGVPEDLRHRLSQLTCDSHRMDSHFFELVVKGSPTEIRLRDCSWMSEDQLTESLKACDTSKLEVLQLDQCGRCIPDYIVTKSPRWLHLPRLISLSITGACRLSDKGLRALISSAPALRSVNLSQCSLLTSASINILADSLGPLLKELYLDHCQNIDTALIVPALKALENLEVLSLAGVGTVCDKFIKDYIIANGQNMKELILKDCVKLTDVSIKVIAEHCPLLCVLDLENLPNLTDLSIGYLANNCRALNTLKLPCTPFSDEAIAAFIEIIGESLKELSLNKIKKVGQHTAVSLASHAKNLQVLDLSFCRNLTDTDLGLIVDSCFSLKFLILFGCTQVTDVFLKGYSNPETQIIGLQMSPLLQHVKVPDYHQGALRYSPVPVNSP